From a region of the Romeriopsis navalis LEGE 11480 genome:
- a CDS encoding WD40 repeat domain-containing protein gives MDGDFLSIVERTEAQVDGALEPQMYRWKEYFQPTLDADGERNPIARIEGFQTDELSAISAALRDSPLAKAVLDLALPMLSTDVMRDVLIKLIQTTRGQTLAAAGYLGGNLAKLLTARHSYALETKDLRGVVLRDVSLMACSLRQTDLSGATIQGCMFNRVLSIANTVVYSPDGSQMAVGDTGGRIQIWDACTGQVLQIWESHSGSVLSVVYSLDGLQIASGSDGGTVKLWDVASGECLRTLEGHRGSVWSVVYSPDGLQIVSGGDDETVKLWDVASGECLRTLEGHSGGVVSVMYSPDGLQIASGSNDRTVKLWDVVSGKCLRTLEGQSGSVWSVMYSLDGLQIASGSDGGTVKLWDVASGECLRTLEGHSGTVVSVMYSPDGLQIASGSNDRTVKLWDIASGECLRTLEGHMSSVVSVVYSPDGLQIASGSDDETVKLWDVASGECLRSLEGHSGGVASVVYSPNGGQIASCRDDRMVKLWDVASEECLRTLEGHRDWVWSVVYSPNGEQIASGSADGMVKLWDVASGECLRTLEGHRDWVRSVVYSPDGLQIASGSADGMVKLWDVASGECLRTLEGHRGSVWSVVYSPDGLQIVSGGNDGTVKLWDVASGEYLRSLESHRGSVWSVVYSPDGLQIVSGGNDGTVKLWDVASGEYLRTLEGHRDWVRSVVYSPNGLQIVSGSADGMVKLWDVASGECLRTLEGHSGGVRSVVYSPDGLQIVIGSNDGMIRIWHVAIGECRQVIDDRLCAGLNITGVKGLTEAQRTTLKAYGAFEAEDKKD, from the coding sequence ATGGACGGGGATTTTCTGAGTATTGTGGAACGGACAGAGGCTCAGGTGGATGGGGCGCTGGAGCCGCAGATGTATCGGTGGAAAGAGTATTTTCAGCCGACTCTAGATGCCGACGGTGAACGTAATCCTATTGCAAGGATTGAGGGGTTTCAGACTGATGAATTGAGTGCGATTTCCGCTGCGTTGCGGGATAGTCCGTTGGCGAAGGCTGTGTTGGATTTAGCGTTGCCGATGTTGTCTACGGATGTGATGCGTGATGTATTGATTAAGCTGATTCAGACGACGCGGGGACAAACGCTGGCGGCAGCCGGATACTTGGGGGGGAATCTAGCGAAACTGCTAACGGCAAGACACTCCTATGCTCTGGAGACGAAGGATCTGCGTGGTGTAGTGCTCCGCGATGTAAGCCTGATGGCTTGTAGTCTCCGTCAGACAGACTTATCCGGTGCTACTATCCAGGGTTGTATGTTCAATCGAGTGTTGTCAATCGCCAACACAGTTGTCTATAGCCCAGATGGTAGCCAGATGGCCGTGGGTGATACGGGGGGGCGGATTCAGATTTGGGATGCTTGCACTGGACAGGTCTTGCAGATTTGGGAAAGCCATAGTGGCAGTGTTTTGTCTGTGGTGTATTCACTGGATGGGTTACAGATTGCGAGTGGGAGTGATGGCGGTACGGTGAAGTTGTGGGATGTCGCGAGTGGGGAATGTCTGCGAACGTTAGAAGGTCATCGTGGCAGTGTCTGGTCTGTGGTGTATTCGCCAGATGGGTTACAGATTGTGAGTGGGGGTGATGACGAGACAGTGAAGTTGTGGGATGTGGCGAGTGGGGAATGTCTGCGAACATTAGAAGGCCATAGTGGTGGTGTTGTGTCTGTGATGTATTCGCCGGATGGGTTACAGATTGCAAGTGGGAGTAATGACCGTACGGTGAAGTTGTGGGATGTGGTGAGTGGGAAATGTCTGCGAACGTTAGAAGGTCAGAGTGGCAGTGTCTGGTCTGTGATGTATTCACTGGATGGGTTACAGATTGCGAGTGGGAGTGATGGCGGTACGGTGAAGTTGTGGGATGTCGCGAGTGGGGAATGTCTGCGAACGTTAGAAGGCCATAGTGGTACGGTTGTGTCTGTGATGTATTCGCCGGATGGGTTACAGATTGCGAGTGGAAGTAATGACCGTACAGTGAAGTTGTGGGATATCGCGAGTGGGGAATGTCTGCGAACGTTAGAAGGCCATATGAGCAGTGTGGTGTCTGTGGTGTATTCGCCGGATGGGTTACAGATTGCGAGTGGAAGTGATGACGAGACGGTGAAGTTGTGGGATGTCGCGAGTGGGGAATGTCTGCGGTCGTTAGAAGGTCATAGTGGCGGGGTTGCGTCTGTAGTGTATTCGCCGAACGGGGGGCAGATTGCGAGTTGTCGAGATGATCGTATGGTGAAGTTGTGGGATGTCGCGAGTGAGGAATGTCTGCGAACGTTAGAAGGTCATCGTGACTGGGTCTGGTCTGTGGTGTATTCGCCGAATGGGGAGCAGATTGCGAGTGGGAGTGCTGACGGTATGGTGAAGTTGTGGGATGTCGCGAGTGGGGAATGTCTGCGAACGTTAGAAGGTCATCGTGACTGGGTCAGATCGGTGGTGTATTCACCGGATGGGTTACAGATTGCAAGTGGGAGTGCTGACGGTATGGTGAAGTTGTGGGATGTCGCGAGTGGGGAATGTCTGCGAACGTTAGAAGGTCATCGTGGCAGTGTCTGGTCGGTGGTGTATTCGCCAGATGGGTTACAGATTGTGAGTGGGGGTAATGACGGTACGGTGAAGCTGTGGGATGTCGCGAGTGGGGAATATCTGCGGTCGTTAGAAAGTCATCGTGGCAGTGTCTGGTCTGTGGTGTATTCGCCAGATGGGTTACAGATTGTGAGTGGGGGTAATGACGGTACGGTGAAGCTGTGGGATGTCGCGAGTGGGGAATATCTGCGAACGTTAGAAGGTCATCGTGACTGGGTCAGATCGGTGGTGTATTCGCCGAATGGATTACAGATTGTGAGTGGGAGTGCTGACGGTATGGTGAAGTTGTGGGATGTCGCGAGTGGGGAATGTCTGCGAACATTAGAAGGCCATAGTGGCGGTGTCAGATCGGTGGTGTATTCACCGGATGGGTTACAGATTGTGATTGGGAGTAATGACGGCATGATTCGGATTTGGCATGTGGCGATAGGAGAATGTCGGCAAGTGATTGACGATAGGCTTTGTGCTGGTTTGAATATTACGGGTGTAAAAGGTTTGACGGAGGCACAGCGGACTACCCTCAAGGCTTATGGAGCCTTTGAGGCGGAGGACAAAAAAGACTGA
- a CDS encoding GH39 family glycosyl hydrolase has product MNCARKGLGSVRFGSIAQGLLVGTVLLGALPAQAAPIDVTVDWQQVTGKATKYSYGVNVFQGVRPDIVRNRSYRNGVKYMQPGMLRYHHARMLEDSSLTNEGWVVQPTTSAYAWDRSKIARAIMWTYPGVDADRMMNIPGFPAYMRDANGRLKPEHYDDYAEFCADLVRVVNQELGQQMRYWEVMNELDSNAYATDEVGTGRGMDEVGKIYRLAAQAMRSVDPSIKIGGPAMGNPYNTKRLMAFLDVAYEQLDFVSFHSYSTFSAFDPASDPQNWGIWQSAENRAYVANPVRWALGQASQKFGPRDIELFHNEFNISSNYRFNDPRMKDERSMIYDALAFAAIANSGVTGALAWNEADGIYGKLAPTNDGNWTKRPATHVFNIYNRYFRGDIVKTSAPTRVLDSGKVIRGEITANQVTTFGVLGPRSKALALINRSGSDQEVRVFWGDRPKVTSYAVSKDGVTQARVRLERSGTTQVIPKDTVLFLVQPYR; this is encoded by the coding sequence ATGAATTGTGCTCGCAAAGGTTTGGGTTCGGTGCGATTTGGCTCGATCGCGCAGGGACTTTTGGTGGGAACTGTCTTGTTGGGTGCGTTGCCTGCGCAAGCGGCCCCGATCGATGTGACGGTGGACTGGCAGCAGGTGACTGGGAAAGCAACGAAATATAGTTACGGCGTCAATGTATTTCAGGGTGTGCGGCCCGATATTGTCCGGAATCGCTCTTACCGGAATGGGGTGAAGTATATGCAGCCGGGCATGTTGCGCTATCACCATGCGCGGATGTTGGAGGATTCGAGTCTGACGAATGAAGGTTGGGTGGTGCAGCCAACCACCTCGGCTTATGCGTGGGATCGCTCGAAGATTGCGCGGGCAATTATGTGGACGTATCCCGGGGTCGATGCCGATCGGATGATGAATATTCCGGGGTTCCCTGCCTATATGCGGGATGCGAATGGGCGATTGAAGCCGGAGCACTACGATGACTACGCCGAATTCTGTGCCGATTTGGTGCGGGTGGTGAACCAGGAATTGGGGCAGCAGATGCGTTACTGGGAAGTTATGAATGAACTCGATAGTAATGCCTATGCCACGGATGAAGTGGGTACCGGGCGCGGTATGGATGAAGTCGGTAAGATCTATCGCTTAGCGGCCCAGGCGATGCGATCGGTCGACCCCAGTATTAAAATTGGTGGCCCGGCGATGGGTAATCCCTACAATACGAAGCGACTGATGGCCTTCCTGGATGTCGCCTATGAGCAGCTCGATTTTGTTTCATTTCATAGTTACAGCACGTTTAGTGCCTTTGATCCGGCCTCTGACCCGCAGAATTGGGGGATTTGGCAGTCGGCGGAGAACCGGGCCTATGTGGCAAATCCGGTGCGTTGGGCCTTGGGGCAGGCGAGTCAAAAGTTTGGGCCTCGCGATATTGAGCTGTTCCACAACGAGTTCAATATTTCTAGTAACTATCGCTTCAACGATCCGCGCATGAAGGATGAGCGGAGCATGATTTATGATGCGTTAGCGTTTGCGGCGATCGCTAATTCGGGTGTCACGGGGGCGTTGGCTTGGAATGAAGCGGATGGCATTTATGGCAAGTTGGCCCCGACTAATGACGGCAACTGGACCAAGCGTCCGGCGACTCATGTGTTTAATATCTACAACCGCTATTTCCGGGGCGATATTGTGAAAACGTCGGCCCCAACCCGCGTTTTAGATTCGGGTAAGGTGATTCGGGGTGAAATCACCGCAAATCAGGTGACGACCTTTGGGGTCTTAGGGCCACGCAGTAAGGCGTTAGCGTTGATTAATCGATCGGGCAGTGACCAAGAAGTGCGAGTCTTCTGGGGCGATCGACCGAAGGTGACAAGCTATGCGGTCTCGAAGGATGGCGTGACGCAAGCGCGGGTGCGGCTGGAGCGCAGTGGTACGACGCAGGTGATTCCGAAGGATACGGTGTTGTTTTTGGTGCAGCCCTATCGCTAA
- a CDS encoding XisH family protein, with product MARDLFHNQVRTALTKDGWTITHDPFSVRISEAVKIQIDLGAESTVAAERDQEKIAVEIKSFIADSDISEFHTALGQYLNYAQALEDKEPERKLYLAVPEETYRDFFQLPFVQKSLNRYGVNLIIYNPLQEEIAQWIDC from the coding sequence ATGGCTAGAGATCTTTTCCACAACCAAGTTCGAACCGCCCTGACCAAGGATGGCTGGACGATTACTCATGATCCGTTTAGTGTGCGGATTAGTGAAGCAGTCAAAATCCAGATTGATTTGGGTGCGGAAAGTACGGTGGCGGCAGAGCGTGATCAAGAGAAGATTGCGGTTGAGATTAAGAGTTTCATTGCAGATTCAGATATTAGCGAGTTTCACACGGCGTTGGGCCAGTATTTGAATTATGCTCAAGCCTTGGAAGATAAAGAGCCAGAGCGAAAACTATATTTGGCAGTGCCTGAGGAAACTTATCGGGATTTTTTTCAATTGCCCTTTGTGCAGAAATCGCTCAATCGTTATGGCGTCAATCTAATCATCTATAATCCGCTGCAAGAGGAGATAGCACAATGGATCGACTGCTAA
- a CDS encoding DUF6010 family protein encodes MLIFWLLLGVLAAIVFVAIARRQASQENLILALGLLVAALVYVGFAWLGRVDSQWQLIELLGVGLYGLCALLGVMYSPWWLMVGWLVHPLWDVGLHLLKAGATFTPEWYVLMCIGFDVLVAANIAVRQLGGVCLTDASRAAK; translated from the coding sequence ATGCTGATTTTCTGGTTGTTGCTGGGGGTGTTAGCGGCGATTGTGTTTGTGGCGATCGCGCGGCGGCAAGCCAGTCAGGAAAATCTGATTTTGGCTTTGGGGCTGCTGGTGGCGGCGTTGGTGTATGTCGGGTTTGCGTGGTTGGGGCGGGTGGATAGCCAGTGGCAGTTGATTGAATTGTTGGGGGTGGGGCTGTATGGTCTCTGTGCGCTGTTGGGTGTGATGTATTCGCCTTGGTGGCTGATGGTGGGCTGGCTGGTGCATCCGCTGTGGGATGTGGGGTTGCATTTGTTAAAGGCGGGGGCGACGTTTACGCCGGAATGGTATGTGCTGATGTGTATTGGGTTTGATGTGTTGGTGGCGGCGAATATTGCGGTGCGGCAGTTGGGTGGGGTTTGTTTGACCGATGCGTCGCGGGCGGCGAAGTGA
- a CDS encoding CCA tRNA nucleotidyltransferase, whose amino-acid sequence DLVVDGYHETAESGAGMTLGEELQALYPAARLEVHGKFQTAALLWHKDPVLDSLWIDIATARTEFYPYPAANPEVEASSIQQDLYRRDFTINALALRLTGPQAGEMLDFFGGAEDLQARRVRVLHANSFIEDPTRIYRGVRFATRLGFEFDSQTEDYIRHAIASGIYSQVQDSQNGKVIAPALQTRLKAELRYILQTAYWRDAMRLLGDLDALVCIHPTLKLTRYLWRQLWLMECYLQRFDPEARLVHWQMLLEVLISAIDPEFRAGVAQHLQLTAEGIERLAQLAAVEATITSALPSCEQPSQVVQLLQGYDLAMLLLVAVRMRRQRSVIRQYLEDWSQVKPLLNGNDLRALGYQPGKQFKVMLGELLGATLDGAVTDKAGAIAFIRSRFMAG is encoded by the coding sequence GGATTTGGTGGTGGATGGCTATCATGAGACAGCGGAAAGTGGGGCGGGGATGACGCTGGGGGAGGAGCTGCAAGCGTTGTATCCGGCGGCGCGGCTGGAAGTACATGGCAAGTTTCAGACGGCGGCGCTGCTGTGGCACAAAGATCCGGTGTTGGATTCGTTATGGATTGATATTGCGACGGCGCGGACGGAGTTTTATCCTTATCCGGCGGCGAATCCGGAGGTGGAGGCGAGTTCGATTCAGCAGGATTTGTATCGGCGGGATTTTACGATTAATGCGTTGGCGTTGCGGTTGACGGGTCCCCAGGCGGGGGAGATGTTGGACTTTTTTGGGGGTGCGGAGGATTTGCAGGCGCGGCGGGTGCGGGTGCTACATGCGAATAGTTTTATTGAAGATCCGACGCGGATTTATCGGGGGGTGCGGTTTGCGACACGGTTGGGGTTTGAGTTTGACAGTCAGACTGAGGACTATATTCGCCATGCGATCGCCAGTGGGATCTACAGTCAGGTGCAGGATAGTCAGAATGGCAAGGTGATTGCACCGGCGTTGCAGACGCGGCTGAAGGCGGAGCTGCGGTATATTTTGCAGACGGCGTATTGGCGGGATGCGATGCGGCTGTTGGGGGATTTGGATGCGTTGGTGTGTATTCATCCAACGCTGAAGCTAACCCGATATTTATGGCGGCAGTTATGGTTGATGGAATGCTATTTGCAACGATTTGATCCGGAAGCGCGATTGGTGCATTGGCAGATGTTGTTGGAGGTGTTGATTAGCGCGATCGACCCCGAGTTTCGCGCTGGGGTGGCGCAGCATCTCCAGTTGACGGCGGAAGGGATTGAGCGGTTGGCGCAGTTGGCGGCGGTGGAAGCGACGATTACGTCAGCGTTACCTAGTTGTGAACAGCCGAGTCAGGTGGTGCAGCTTTTGCAGGGGTATGATTTGGCGATGTTGCTGTTGGTGGCGGTGCGGATGCGACGGCAGCGATCGGTGATTCGACAATATCTGGAGGATTGGTCGCAGGTGAAGCCGTTGCTGAATGGGAATGATTTGAGGGCATTGGGGTATCAGCCGGGGAAGCAGTTTAAGGTAATGCTAGGAGAGTTGTTGGGGGCAACGCTGGATGGGGCGGTGACGGATAAAGCGGGAGCGATCGCGTTTATTCGATCGCGATTTATGGCTGGGTGA
- a CDS encoding XisI protein gives MDRLLKYREIIRQILDDNAQPYNYSDDVEPQLICDTEHDHYQLIYVGWEAQQRVFGLVLHFDIKDGKIWVQYNGTELPIARILTEKGVPESDIVLGFHSPFKRQFSGYAVS, from the coding sequence ATGGATCGACTGCTAAAATACCGCGAAATAATTCGCCAAATTTTGGATGACAATGCCCAACCCTATAACTATTCTGATGATGTCGAGCCGCAGTTGATCTGCGATACAGAACATGATCACTATCAGCTAATTTATGTGGGCTGGGAAGCGCAGCAGCGCGTCTTTGGTCTGGTGCTGCACTTTGATATTAAAGACGGCAAAATTTGGGTGCAGTATAACGGGACAGAGTTGCCCATTGCCCGCATTCTGACCGAAAAAGGGGTGCCGGAATCAGATATTGTCTTGGGTTTTCATTCACCGTTTAAGCGGCAATTTAGTGGTTATGCGGTAAGTTAG
- a CDS encoding NACHT domain-containing protein yields MDWLKAIALIKTALPLLKQKLERQEWVIQLLQELELEPAHLLRDFPGVYQYSLVEYAAASQLDAYRLGLILELFHDRALIAGFRESFEKGVFERLEDVVSEAVNALIVGEQVKQAAIDYREEIFRFATIFVQLVRKTQTPGEILTSLQIEGVHESVRVIQAQLQSLPALQKQLTQLTQALPLAENDIEEVQQESQLAQQMRSWFQVLGYDLEEYHHTDEKGFEWIIRIPTRRGRFDRILVRGVDGETAVSDVKRLQVGLDEQEVDEAWVVAVRRISPAAKQEVTDDERFRCLTFDELLDDDADFSDYLDWLEGEIRQRQLAERYVPLACCKDEVDPETQAALGRSRYGEDEGWIDGYIDRWLDDPSKEHVSVLGEFGTGKTWFTLHYAWTILQRYREAKLQGKERPRLPLVIPLRDYAKAIKVDNIIAGFFFTKHNIRLNAEVFDQLNQMGKLLLIFDGFDEMAARVDRQQMINQFWELAEVVKPGAKVILTCRTEHFPEAREGRSLLNAELQASTADLKGLPAPQFEVLELEKFSDAQIRRVLGFQAEAATVEQVMGNPQLLDLARRPVMTELVIEALPEIEAGKPIDIARVYLYAVQRKMQRDIKEERTFTSMADKLYFLCELSWEMLYSDRMSLNYREFPDRLRQLFGDVVREDKTLDHWHYDMMGQSMLIRNSEGDYSPAHRSLLEFFVAYKFGGDAGGDGRGFSEYCGTDRGSGGWGAGAADVSVERVFSADSRCRR; encoded by the coding sequence ATGGATTGGTTAAAGGCCATTGCTCTAATTAAGACTGCGTTGCCATTGCTGAAGCAAAAGCTGGAACGACAAGAGTGGGTCATTCAGTTATTGCAGGAGTTGGAGCTAGAACCGGCGCATCTGCTAAGAGATTTTCCTGGGGTTTATCAATATTCGTTGGTGGAATATGCCGCAGCTAGCCAGCTTGATGCTTATAGATTAGGTCTGATTCTCGAGCTTTTCCATGATCGAGCACTAATCGCTGGATTTCGTGAATCGTTTGAAAAGGGTGTATTTGAACGTTTAGAGGATGTTGTTTCCGAAGCGGTCAATGCGTTGATTGTTGGTGAACAAGTTAAACAGGCGGCGATCGATTATCGAGAGGAGATTTTCCGATTTGCGACTATCTTTGTGCAATTGGTACGGAAAACTCAAACTCCGGGTGAGATTCTGACCAGTTTGCAGATAGAAGGCGTCCATGAGTCGGTACGAGTCATACAGGCGCAACTGCAAAGTTTGCCTGCGCTCCAGAAGCAACTTACACAACTGACTCAGGCGTTGCCTCTCGCTGAAAACGACATTGAGGAAGTGCAACAGGAGTCGCAGTTGGCGCAGCAGATGCGATCGTGGTTCCAAGTGCTGGGCTATGACTTGGAAGAATACCACCACACTGATGAGAAAGGATTCGAGTGGATTATTCGGATTCCGACGCGGCGGGGACGGTTTGATCGGATTCTGGTGCGTGGGGTGGATGGCGAGACTGCGGTTAGTGATGTAAAGCGGTTGCAGGTTGGGCTGGACGAGCAGGAAGTCGATGAAGCTTGGGTGGTGGCGGTGCGGCGGATTAGTCCGGCGGCGAAGCAGGAGGTGACGGATGATGAGCGCTTCCGCTGTTTGACGTTTGATGAGTTGCTGGATGATGATGCGGATTTTTCGGATTATTTGGATTGGTTAGAGGGGGAGATTCGGCAGCGGCAGCTTGCGGAGCGGTATGTGCCGTTGGCTTGCTGTAAGGATGAGGTAGACCCGGAGACGCAGGCGGCGTTGGGGCGCAGTCGGTATGGGGAAGATGAGGGCTGGATCGATGGGTATATCGATCGTTGGCTCGACGATCCTTCAAAGGAACACGTTTCGGTGTTGGGTGAGTTTGGGACGGGGAAGACGTGGTTTACGTTGCATTATGCTTGGACGATTTTGCAACGGTACCGGGAGGCGAAGCTGCAAGGGAAAGAACGGCCCCGCTTGCCGCTGGTGATTCCGCTAAGGGACTATGCGAAGGCGATCAAGGTTGACAATATTATTGCGGGGTTCTTTTTTACGAAGCACAACATTCGGTTGAATGCAGAGGTGTTTGATCAGCTGAATCAGATGGGCAAGCTGCTGCTGATTTTTGATGGGTTTGATGAGATGGCGGCGCGGGTCGATCGGCAGCAAATGATTAACCAGTTTTGGGAGCTGGCGGAAGTGGTGAAGCCGGGAGCGAAGGTGATTTTGACCTGTCGGACGGAGCATTTTCCGGAGGCGCGGGAGGGCCGTTCGCTACTTAATGCGGAGCTTCAGGCTTCGACGGCGGATCTAAAGGGATTACCGGCACCGCAGTTTGAGGTGTTGGAGCTGGAGAAGTTTAGTGATGCGCAGATTCGGCGGGTGTTGGGCTTTCAGGCGGAGGCGGCAACGGTTGAGCAGGTGATGGGGAATCCGCAGTTGTTGGATTTGGCCCGGCGGCCGGTGATGACGGAGCTGGTGATTGAGGCGTTGCCGGAGATTGAAGCGGGGAAGCCGATCGACATTGCACGGGTCTATCTCTATGCGGTGCAGCGGAAGATGCAGCGGGATATCAAGGAGGAGCGGACGTTTACGTCGATGGCGGATAAGCTGTATTTCCTGTGTGAGCTGTCGTGGGAGATGTTGTATAGCGATCGTATGAGCTTGAATTACCGGGAGTTTCCCGATCGGTTGCGGCAGCTTTTTGGGGATGTGGTGCGGGAGGATAAGACGCTGGACCATTGGCACTACGACATGATGGGTCAGTCGATGCTGATTCGGAATAGTGAGGGGGACTATAGTCCGGCGCATCGATCGTTGCTGGAATTTTTTGTGGCCTATAAGTTTGGTGGCGATGCTGGGGGTGATGGACGGGGATTTTCTGAGTATTGTGGAACGGACAGAGGCTCAGGTGGATGGGGCGCTGGAGCCGCAGATGTATCGGTGGAAAGAGTATTTTCAGCCGACTCTAGATGCCGACGGTGA
- a CDS encoding HAD family hydrolase gives MAGLALDRFSTVLLDMNDTFMFGADRFGPSEDFSIVYRQLGGTLPAARVNQLIRSAYAYLDDRYPDPHYRENFPAVSEALMATGAATLSVDEVVRLVETFARHELGQVPLEYATAIWRLSQRFRLGLVIDIWAPKTLWVEALNQANILMLCEATVFSSDCRMVKPSPQPFLSVLEQMQVRPQDAVMIGDSVRRDLDGARAAGIACVLVGGATHEYADASVGNLLELVAAID, from the coding sequence ATGGCTGGGTTAGCGCTGGATCGTTTTAGTACTGTGCTGCTGGATATGAACGATACGTTTATGTTTGGGGCCGATCGCTTTGGTCCATCGGAAGATTTTTCGATCGTGTATCGACAATTGGGTGGGACGCTGCCGGCGGCGCGGGTGAATCAGTTGATTCGATCGGCTTATGCGTACTTGGATGATCGGTATCCTGACCCGCATTATCGCGAGAATTTTCCGGCGGTGTCGGAGGCTTTGATGGCGACGGGGGCAGCGACTTTATCAGTAGATGAAGTGGTGCGACTGGTCGAGACGTTTGCGCGGCATGAGTTAGGGCAGGTGCCGCTGGAGTATGCGACGGCGATTTGGCGATTGTCGCAGCGTTTTCGTTTAGGGTTAGTGATTGATATTTGGGCACCGAAGACACTGTGGGTTGAGGCGTTGAATCAAGCGAATATTTTAATGTTGTGTGAAGCGACGGTATTTTCGTCGGATTGTCGGATGGTGAAACCTTCCCCGCAGCCGTTTCTGTCGGTGTTGGAGCAGATGCAAGTGCGTCCCCAGGATGCCGTGATGATTGGGGATTCGGTGCGGCGGGATTTGGATGGGGCGCGGGCGGCGGGGATTGCTTGTGTGTTGGTGGGTGGTGCGACCCACGAATATGCCGATGCATCGGTGGGGAATTTGCTGGAATTGGTGGCGGCGATCGACTGA
- a CDS encoding cupin domain-containing protein, whose translation MNMAQCMIPVVKSPKDYQAFRISPQDNNRLALVFDPDITNQSLTFCVEIFEVNSQTPAHRHQLAVEMFFVLKGEGVAYCDGKSVPIQTGDSILVPATSTHLIHNTGSERLYMLCFMVPNEDFAELIRSGTPAALDAEDMSVLQRFSRTMAFA comes from the coding sequence ATGAACATGGCACAGTGCATGATCCCCGTTGTCAAGTCACCCAAAGACTATCAAGCATTTCGGATTAGCCCCCAAGACAACAATCGTCTCGCCCTCGTCTTCGACCCCGATATCACCAATCAGTCCCTCACCTTCTGCGTCGAAATCTTCGAGGTGAATAGCCAAACCCCAGCCCACCGCCACCAACTCGCCGTCGAAATGTTCTTCGTCCTAAAAGGCGAAGGGGTCGCTTACTGCGATGGCAAATCCGTCCCGATCCAAACCGGCGACAGCATCCTCGTCCCCGCCACCAGCACCCACTTGATTCACAACACCGGCAGCGAACGGCTCTACATGCTCTGCTTTATGGTGCCCAACGAAGACTTCGCCGAATTGATTCGCAGCGGCACCCCCGCCGCCCTCGATGCCGAAGATATGTCAGTCCTACAGCGCTTTTCTCGCACCATGGCTTTCGCCTAG